TCCGTCGGCACGTAGATGCCGGTGGCCACGCCGTAGGCGATCCGGTGGGTGACCGCACGCGTCTTGCCCGTGCCCGCACCGGCCAGCACCCGGACGGGACCACGCAGCGCCTCTGCCACCCGTCGCTGCTCGGGATCGAGGGCGGCGAGCAGGTCCTCGGGAGTCGGCACGCGGGAACATCTCCTGGAGTGGGAGGGTTGGGACTGGCACGAGCCTAGACGCCCCCGGGGACAGCCTCGGAGGGCCCGTCCGGGCCTGTGGAGAAGACGGAAGAACCCACGACGTCACGTGACGTCGACGAACAGGAGCAGACCAGCCATGAGCGCAGCGACCGCCACGTTGACCATGTACAGCACCCCCTGGTGCGGCTACTGCCACCGCCTGCGCAGCCAGCTCGACCGCGAGGGGATCGGCTACGAGGTGGTCGACATCGAGCAGGTGCCCGAGGCCGCCGCGATCGTGGAACAGGTCAACGGCGGCAACCAGACCGTGCCCACGCTCGTGTACGCCGACGGCTCGGCGCAGACCAACCCGTCGCTGGCCCAGGTGAAGGCAAAGCTCGCCGAGCTCGGCTGACCCCTCGCCGAGCGGGCTGGCCCCGCGTCGGGCCGGCCGTCACCAGCCGGACGGCAGCGGCTCGCCGTACCAGAGCTCCAGCAGCGAGGACGAGATGGAGACCGAGCCGGGGACCCGCACCTCCCCGGACGCCATCCCCTCGCGCAGCTCCTCGCGGGTGAACCAGCGGGCGTCCTCGATCTCGGCGCCGTCCACGTCGATCTTGGTGGTCAGGGCGCGGGCCAGAAACCCCACCATCAGGCTGGCGGGCAACGGCCAGGGCTGGCTCCCGACGTAGGAGACCTCACCCACCTCGACGCCGACCTCCTCGGCGACCTCGCGCCGTACGGCGTCCTCCAGGGTCTCCCCCGGCTCGCAGAAGCCCGCGAGCGTCGACCAGCGCCCCTGCGGCCACGACGCCTGACGGCCCAGCAGCAGGCGCTCCTGGTCGCTGCCGGGCTCTCCGTGGCTGACCGCCATGATCACCGCCGGGTCGGTGCGCGGGAACTGCGCTCGTCCGCACGCCGTGCACCGCAGCTCGTGGCCCGCCGAGCGGACCTCCAGGGTCCCGCCGCACCGAGGGCAGAAGCGGGTCGAACGGTGCCACTCCGCCAGCCCCACGGCGTGGAAGAGCCACGGCACCTCGCCCGGTCCCCGGTCCCCGGCCGCCAGTCCGGCGACCAGCTCTCGCGCCCCCAGCCAGCCGTCCTCGTCGCGACGCGGCTCCCCGAGGACGGCGAACCGGGTCACTCCGTCACGGCGGCCGAGCAGGACCCGCACCCCGTCGGGGGCCTCGTCGGGGGCGACCCAGGCCAGTCCGTCCTCCGCGGCGCGGACCCGGGCGCCGGCGAGCACCAGCACCCGAGTCTCGGATGAGCCCCACTCGCGCTCCAGCCAGGCCTCGTCGGTCCGGTGCAGCGCCTCCCGGTTGTGCGCGCGGGCGGAGAGGGCGACGTGCGGAAGCTCACGAGGTGCCATCCGCCGAGGATAGTGCGCGACCGCCGGGCAGCCGGTGTACCGAGGCCACCGACCCGTCAGGACGGCAGGACCAGGCGCTCCAGCTCCGCACGACCCGGAAGGCCCTCGGGCTCCACCGTCCTGCCCGTGCGTACGTAGTGGAAGATCGCCCGCACCGACTCCACCGGGACCCCGCGCACCTCGGCCCACGCGAGCCGGTAGATCGCCAGCTGGAGGGGGTCCGCGGTCTCGGCCCGGTTCGTCTTCCAGTCGACCACGAGGTAGCCGCCGTCCGGCTCCCGGTAGACCGCGTCGATCCGGCCGCGCACCACCTGGCCCGCCAGGACCAGCGCGAACGGCTCCTCCACCACGTAGGGAGCCCGCTCCGCGAACGGCCCCGCCTCGAACCGCTCGATCACCTCGCGCAGGTCGTCCCGGTCGTCGATGCCGGCGTCTGCGCGACCGGGCAGGTCGTCGAAGTCGAGCAGCTGCTGCTGGCCGAACCGGGCCTCGACCCAGGCGTGGAAGGCGGTGCCGAACCGTGCCTGGGGAGCCGGCGGGCGGGGCATCGGGCGGGCGAGCTCGCGGGCGAACCCCCGCGGGTCGTCGCGCAGCCTGGCCACCGCGGTCGCGGAGAGGCTGCGCGGCATCGGCACCTCCACGCCGGTGGCCCGCTCCGCCCGGGCCTCGGCGAGCAGCTGGCCCAGGTCGGCGTCCCAGTCGGCGACCCGCGCCGCCTCGATCATGTCCAGCCCCTCGTCCGGAGCGGTCGGGTCGACGCTGCGGACGAGCTCGGCGGCGACGAGACGTCGTTCCGTCTCGCGGCCCAGACCGGTGGAGGGCCAGGCGCGGACCGAGTCGACCTGGTCGTTGGGGTTGGGCGTCCCACGCTCGGGCTTCTCCAGCCAGCGCTCGACCGGCACGGACGCTGCCTCCAGGTGCTCGCGGACGGAGCGCTGGTAGTCCGAGGGCCCGAACGGGGTGGCGCGCTGGCCCCAGCAGTGCGAGGTGACGGCCAGGTGGTGGGCGGCACGGGTGAACGCGACGTACCCCAGGCGCAGCTCCTCCTCCGCGTCGTGCGCCTTGGTCCGCGCCCGGAAGTCGTCCAGGGCGGCCTTGTCCCAACCCTCCAGCTGCGGTTGGTCGGGCGCGTCCCCGCGCAGCGGTGCGGGGAGCACGGCCGGGGAGGAGGTCCACAAGGTCCGCGACCGGTTGGAGGGGAACCGGGTCTCGCAGACACCCACGCAGAAGACCGAGGACCACTCGAGGCCCTTGGAGCGGTGCACGGTCAGCAGCTTGACCGAGTCCGCCGCGGTGGGGGTGGCGATGTCCAGGCCGTTGCCCTGCTCGTCCTCGGCGGTGAGGTAGGCCAATAGCGCCGGCAGGGTCACGTCGCCGTCGACGGACTGGAAGTCCGCGACCGCCTTGACGAAGAGGTCGACGTTGTCGCGCCGGGCGGTGGCGGACTCCGAGACGGCCGAGGCGAGCTCGACGTCGACACCCGTCACGTCGATGATCCGGCGGACCACGTCGAGCAACGGGTCGCCCACGTAGGCGCGCAGCCGCCGCAGCTCCGCGGAGAGCAGGCCGAACCGCTCGAGGGCCTCCGGGGAGTAGGCGGCCTCCCCCGGCGAGAGCAGCGCGTCGCCCAGCGCCGGCAGCTCAGAGGGGTCCACCCCGTCCGCGATGCCGAGCAGCTGGTCGGCGATCGTCGACACCTCGCGCCGCCCGCGGGCCCCCGAGAGCTCCCCGGCGCGCTCGGCCAGCAGCCGCAGGTCCCGTGGACCGATCGCCCACCGCGGGCCGGTGAGCAGCGTCAGGAGCGCCGGGTTGGCCGTCACGTCGTGGAGCAGGGTCAGGGTGGCGACGATCTCGGCCACCTCGGGCAGCCGGAGCAGTCCGGCGAGGCCGACGATCTCGACCGGGACGCCGGCGCCGGTCAGGGCGTCGTAGACCTGCTCGGCGGTGCTGTTGTCCCGGCTCAGGACACCGACCTCCGACCACGGGGTGCCCCCCTCGTGCACCTCCTGGACCGCCTCGACCAGCCACGCGAGCTCGTCGACGGCACGGTCGAAGACATGGGTCTCCACGCGCCCCGGCCCCGAGCTCTCGGCCGGGCGGAGCTTGGCGACCTTGTCGCCGTACTGCTCCAGGAGCGGCGCCGCCAGCCGATTGGCCACGCCGAGGATCTCGGAGTCCGAGCGCCGGTTGATGGTGAGCTGCAGCCGCATCGGCTGCCCGTCGGCGGAGGGGAAGGTCTCGTCGAAGTTGAGGATGTTGGAGACCGAGGCGCCCCGCCAGCCGTAGATGGCCTGGTTGGGGTCGCCGACCGCCATCACCGGGTGTCCCAGGCCGGCCTCCGGCGTGGGCCCGGAGAAGAGCCGGGAGAGCATCGTGGCCTGCGCCACGGAGGTGTCCTGGTACTCGTCGAGGAGCACCACCTTGAACCGGGCGCGCTCGACCTCCCCCACCTCGGGCTGCTCCTGCACCAGCCGCGCCGCCCAGGCGATCTGGTCGCCGAAGTCCATCAGACCCAGGTCGCGCTTGAGCCGCCGGTAGCCCTCGACCAGCGCCAACAGCTCCTGGCGCCGGTCGATCGCGTAGATCGCCTTGCCCGGGCCCTCCAGGTAGGTCTTGCGGTTCTTGCCGGCCGCCTCGGCGGCCTGTGCCCGCTCGAAGCCCACCCGCGCCTCGGCGTCGAACCGGCGGACGGTCTCCGCGTCGACCAGGTGCTCGCTCATCGCCCCGTCCAGGGCGAGCAGGTTCTGGATGGCGGTCGGCGGGTGGTCGGTCAGGTGCTCGACCGCGCCGGTGAACCGCTCGACCACGCGGGCGCCGAGCTGGTAGCGGGCGGCGTCGTTGACGATCCGGGTGTCGGGCTCGTGCCCGATGCGCAGCCCGTGGTCGTCGAGCAGGGTGGAGGCGTAGGCGTTGTACGTCGCGATGGTCGGCTCCAGCACCTCCTCGTCGTCCTCGGGGTCCCGGCCCGTGGGCACGCTGTCGTCGAGCAGGCCCGCCGCGGTCAGCGCGCTCCGCACCCGCTGGCGCAGCTCGGCGGCCGCCTTGGTGGTGAAGGTCAGCCCGAGCACCTCCTCGGGACGCACCTGCCCGGTGGCCACCAGGTAGACGACGCGCTGGGCCATCAACGTCGTCTTCCCGCTGCCCGCACCGGCCACGACCACCGCGGGGCGCAGCGGGGCGGTGATGGCGGCCCACTGCTCGCTGCTGGGCGGGTGCCCGCCCATCAGGGCCTGCAGGTCCTCGGGACTGTCCAGCCGGACCGGCTCCCGGGGGGCGGCCGACCTGCCGGACCCGGTCGTGCTGGTCGTGGTCGTGGTGGTCGTGGTCACTGGAGGATCACCGATCCTGCGCTGCGGGTGGGACAGATGGACACGAAGGGGCAGGTCCGGCAGTGCTCGCCCGGGGTCGCCGGGAAGGACTCGGCCCGCACGTGCGAGGCGGCCGCGGCCAGGCTCTGGCGCAGGGCCGCCCGGTGGGGGCCGTCGTCCGGGTGCGCCGGCTGCGGCTGCACCTTGGCCCGGGGACCGCCGTCGACCAGCCCCAGCTGCACCAGCTCGGCGCCGGCCGAGCGCACCTCGTCGCCGGCCAGCTCCGAGACCGCGCCGGCGTCGACGGCGTACTGGTAGAGGGCGAGCTGCAGGTTGCCCTCCACCGAGCGGCCGCTCGGCGCGTTGCGCCCGGTCTTGAGGTCGACCACGACGACCCCGCCCTCGGAGTCGAGCTCGATCCGGTCGGCGAAGCCGGTCAGGGTGACCCGGTCACCCTCGACCTCCACGTCGGCACGGAAGGGCACCTCGGTGCCGAGCAGCTTGCGGTCGTTGGACCCGTGCCAGGCGACGAACCGCTCCAGGGCGGCCCGCACGCGGTCCCACTCCCGCTTGCGCGACCACGGCGTACGGAAGGAGAGCCGCTCCCAGACCGCGTCGACCTCGGCCATCAGCTTGTCGACGTCGGGCGGCAGCTCGTCGCGCGCCACCCGCTCGGCCAGGGCGTGCACGATCTGGCCGAGGTTGGCCGACTGGTGGGAGACCGAGGATCCGCCGGCCTCGCGCTCGAAGAACCAGCGCGCAGGGCAGACCTGCATGCTCTCCAGCATGCTCGCCGAGATCGGCACCGGCCCCTGGGGGTCTCGCACGGGACGCACCGAGCGCGAGGCCGCGCGGGTGCCCCACCAGGTCGAGGGGTCCGCGGCAGGCACCAGGGGACGGTCGCCGGCGGACTCCGCTGCGAGACGTGCGAGCCGGCGGGCCGCGGCTTCACGCAGCGGGAGGGACTGGTCGGGATCGGCGGCGACCCGGCGCAGCTCGGCGACGAGCCCGCCCAGCGAGAGCGGGCGGGCCGGGCGTCCCTCGGAGTGCCGGGGTTCCGGGCCGAGCTCGGTCAGGAAGCGCGAGGGCTGCTCGCCCTCCTCGTCGGAGGAGCGGACCGCGGTGACCACCAGCCGGCGTCGCGCCCGGGTGCAGGCGACGTAGAAGAGGCGTCGCTCCTCCATCAGCAGCGCGCGGGAGGTGAGCGGCG
The window above is part of the Nocardioides campestrisoli genome. Proteins encoded here:
- a CDS encoding mycoredoxin, with the translated sequence MSAATATLTMYSTPWCGYCHRLRSQLDREGIGYEVVDIEQVPEAAAIVEQVNGGNQTVPTLVYADGSAQTNPSLAQVKAKLAELG
- the nudC gene encoding NAD(+) diphosphatase is translated as MAPRELPHVALSARAHNREALHRTDEAWLEREWGSSETRVLVLAGARVRAAEDGLAWVAPDEAPDGVRVLLGRRDGVTRFAVLGEPRRDEDGWLGARELVAGLAAGDRGPGEVPWLFHAVGLAEWHRSTRFCPRCGGTLEVRSAGHELRCTACGRAQFPRTDPAVIMAVSHGEPGSDQERLLLGRQASWPQGRWSTLAGFCEPGETLEDAVRREVAEEVGVEVGEVSYVGSQPWPLPASLMVGFLARALTTKIDVDGAEIEDARWFTREELREGMASGEVRVPGSVSISSSLLELWYGEPLPSGW
- a CDS encoding ATP-dependent helicase; the protein is MTTTTTTTTSTTGSGRSAAPREPVRLDSPEDLQALMGGHPPSSEQWAAITAPLRPAVVVAGAGSGKTTLMAQRVVYLVATGQVRPEEVLGLTFTTKAAAELRQRVRSALTAAGLLDDSVPTGRDPEDDEEVLEPTIATYNAYASTLLDDHGLRIGHEPDTRIVNDAARYQLGARVVERFTGAVEHLTDHPPTAIQNLLALDGAMSEHLVDAETVRRFDAEARVGFERAQAAEAAGKNRKTYLEGPGKAIYAIDRRQELLALVEGYRRLKRDLGLMDFGDQIAWAARLVQEQPEVGEVERARFKVVLLDEYQDTSVAQATMLSRLFSGPTPEAGLGHPVMAVGDPNQAIYGWRGASVSNILNFDETFPSADGQPMRLQLTINRRSDSEILGVANRLAAPLLEQYGDKVAKLRPAESSGPGRVETHVFDRAVDELAWLVEAVQEVHEGGTPWSEVGVLSRDNSTAEQVYDALTGAGVPVEIVGLAGLLRLPEVAEIVATLTLLHDVTANPALLTLLTGPRWAIGPRDLRLLAERAGELSGARGRREVSTIADQLLGIADGVDPSELPALGDALLSPGEAAYSPEALERFGLLSAELRRLRAYVGDPLLDVVRRIIDVTGVDVELASAVSESATARRDNVDLFVKAVADFQSVDGDVTLPALLAYLTAEDEQGNGLDIATPTAADSVKLLTVHRSKGLEWSSVFCVGVCETRFPSNRSRTLWTSSPAVLPAPLRGDAPDQPQLEGWDKAALDDFRARTKAHDAEEELRLGYVAFTRAAHHLAVTSHCWGQRATPFGPSDYQRSVREHLEAASVPVERWLEKPERGTPNPNDQVDSVRAWPSTGLGRETERRLVAAELVRSVDPTAPDEGLDMIEAARVADWDADLGQLLAEARAERATGVEVPMPRSLSATAVARLRDDPRGFARELARPMPRPPAPQARFGTAFHAWVEARFGQQQLLDFDDLPGRADAGIDDRDDLREVIERFEAGPFAERAPYVVEEPFALVLAGQVVRGRIDAVYREPDGGYLVVDWKTNRAETADPLQLAIYRLAWAEVRGVPVESVRAIFHYVRTGRTVEPEGLPGRAELERLVLPS